A region from the Melospiza georgiana isolate bMelGeo1 chromosome 10, bMelGeo1.pri, whole genome shotgun sequence genome encodes:
- the LOC131087627 gene encoding basic salivary proline-rich protein 4-like codes for MAYNYKINTDSCEIHLAANQTLGLPSGANPRLPESPSTRKGEGGTIKKLDTGRQACSSAESPGLGSFPCPDPRGSRREPQRQRPPRTCATTQPPGRREGGRARQERQNPAFDQPPSTTHYASKRKDQGPPRAAALPPPSPPGGPGEARGPPAPLPGVGGRGISLQRAQGLPGHFVSSVSTPSLHGEGPIPPLRAAPYTHQHGAASFPAPIRPPTPIRNNAPGWRRSPPPAPGRQEGQLG; via the exons ACTTTGGGACTGCCGAGCGGAGCAAACCCCCGCCTGCCGGAGAGCCCGAGCACTcggaagggggaagggggaacaATAAAAAAGTTGGACACAGGAAGACAGGCCTGCAGCTCTGCCGAGAGCCCCGGCCTGGGTTCCTTCCCCTGCCCGGATccccggggcagcaggcgggaGCCCCAGCGCCAGCGGCCCCCTCGAACTTGTGCCACGACCCAGCCCCCcgggagaagggaaggaggaagagccAGGCAGGAAAGGCAGAACCCAGCGTTTGATCAGCCTCCAAGTACGACGCATTATGCAAGCAAACGCAAGGACCAG GGCCCGCCGAgggcggccgcgctgccgccCCCCTCCCCGCCAGGCGGCCCGGGAGAGGCCAGGGGGCCCCCGGCACCCCTGCCCGGGGTGGGGGGGCGAGGGATATCCCTGCAGCGGGCTCAGGGACTGCCTGGCCATTTTGTCAGCTCCGTTTCCACCCCTTCCTTGCACGGCGAGGGCCCCATTCCACCCCTCCGGGCCGCCCCATACACTCACCAGCACGGCGCCGCGTCGTTCCCGGCTCCCATTCGCCCCCCCACCCCCATCCGCAACAATGCTCCGGGATGGCGCCgctcccctccccctgccccgggCCGCCAGGAAGGGCAGCTCGGCTAA